In Trichoderma atroviride chromosome 2, complete sequence, one DNA window encodes the following:
- a CDS encoding uncharacterized protein (EggNog:ENOG41~CAZy:GH16~SECRETED:SignalP(1-21)): MYTSTGITLSLGALLATRATAQGYSLSVTYDVSNFFSSFDFFTDHDPTNGFVEYVDANTANSLNLTSTLTGSVIMGVDSTETNPANGRKSVRVTSQQSFNHGLFIADIAHMPGSVCGAWPAFWMVGPNWPSSGEIDIIEGVNTQTSDSITLHTSAGFSVSNDGSNSGTQLLGSDCEGNNGCSQTTSDNQNYGDGFNAINGGVYATEWTSDHIAVWFFPRTGIPSDISSENPNPSGWGTPLAQFNPADGSSIDDHFQNNQLVFDTTFCGDWAGNANVWNSNAECSALASTCQEYVANNPLAFVDAFWSVNSIKVYDQASNATSNVAVRATGPRRSLKFRA; encoded by the coding sequence ATGTATACTTCTACGGGTATCACCTTGTCTCTCGGCGCGCTCCTCGCCACCAGAGCCACCGCCCAGGGTTACAGCTTGAGCGTGACGTACGACGTCAGCAACTTCTTTTCTAGCTTCGACTTTTTCACTGACCACGACCCGACTAATGGATTTGTTGAATATGTCGATGCCAACACTGCCAACTCCCTCAACCTTACTTCAACCTTGACGGGATCGGTCATCATGGGCGTCGATTCGACGGAAACAAACCCGGCCAACGGCCGCAAGTCAGTCCGCGTGACATCGCAGCAATCTTTCAACCAcggcctcttcatcgccgaTATTGCTCACATGCCAGGCAGCGTCTGCGGAGCCTGGCCCGCCTTCTGGATGGTTGGCCCCAACTGGCCAAGCTCGGGCGAGATAGACATCATCGAAGGCGTCAACACCCAGACGTCTGATTCCATCACCCTGCACACTTCTGCTGGCTTCTCTGTCAGCAACGATGGGTCCAACTCGGGCACTCAGCTGCTCGGCAGCGACTGCGAGGGCAACAATGGATGTAGTCAGACTACATCGGACAATCAGAATTACGGAGATGGATTCAATGCCATCAATGGCGGCGTTTACGCTACTGAGTGGACTTCCGACCACATTGCCGTCTGGTTCTTCCCCCGAACTGGAATTCCCTCTGATATCAGTTCCGAGAACCCCAATCCTAGCGGATGGGGCACTCCTCTGGCCCAGTTTAATCCTGCCGACGGTAGCAGCATTGACGACCACTTCCAGAACAACCAGCTTGTCTTTGACACTACCTTTTGCGGCGACTGGGCTGGCAATGCCAATGTCTGGAACTCCAACGCCGAATGCTCCGCCTTGGCCAGTACGTGCCAGGAGTACGTCGCTAACAACCCTTTGGCTTTTGTGGATGCTTTCTGGAGCGTCAACTCCATCAAAGTATATGATCAAGCTTCCAACGCTACTTCCAACGTTGCTGTCAGGGCTACTGGCCCACGGAGATCTCTCAAGTTCAGGGCTTAG
- a CDS encoding uncharacterized protein (TransMembrane:1 (i115-133o)~CAZy:GT34): MSLSRSPSPVPGGGWSSPGLNMNSGTTSPANAGGSSVSWESAKMRKHGANGYPSFSTQNQGFFTRHMRRISSSLPRFNSGLGNTHAEREKYEREGYNAASGGRIRSFFARVNRRLKWRILLPLIIFCTIAIYYGTHEAPGFVHWWRRSSMGGNGEKFVIILAANVGGGVMEWKGAREWAIERDSVRNKRKYATRWGYDLEIVDMKTKKRYAHEWRESWEKVDFLRNTMRKYPKAEWFWWLDLNTYVMEPGYSLQHHLFNHLDRHVYRDINDFNPLNVSHPPTDLYLDADARSPVGDGKINSVNFLLSQDCSGFNLGSFFVRRSDWTEQLLDIWWDPVLYEQKHMEWEHKEQDALEQLYRTQPWIRQHTGFLPQRMINSFPPCCVRGRLWLEQHQDTLQ, from the exons ATGTCTCTCTCCCGGAGCCCATCACCTGTGCCGGGTGGTGGGTGGTCGAGTCCTGGCCTGAATATGAACAGCGGCACGACGAGTCCTGCCAATGCTGGTGGCAGCTCCGTGTCGTGGGAATCCGCCAAGATGAGGAAGCACGGTGCCAACGGCTACCCGTCCTTCTCGACGCAGAACCAGGGCTTCTTCACTCGCCACATGCGTCGCATATCCAGCAGCCTGCCACGATTCAACTCTGGCCTTGGCAATACCCATGCTGAGCGAGAGAAGTACGAACGCGAGGGATACAACGCAGCCTCTGGTGGGAGGATACGCTCGTTCTTTGCCCGCGTCAACAGAAGACTGAAGTGGAGGATCCTCCTTCCGCTGATAATATTCTGCACCATTGCCATCTACTACGGCACTC ACGAGGCCCCCGGGTTCGTTCATTGGTGGCGACGATCTAGCATGGGAGGAAATGGCGAAAAGTTCGTCATCATTCTGGCCGCCAATGTCGGTGGAGGTGTCATGGAGTGGAAGGGCGCTCGAGAATGGGCCATTGAGCGAGACAGCGTACGCAACAAGCGGAAATATGCCACTAGGTGGGGCTACGATTTGGAAATCGTCGACATGAAGACCAAGAAGCGATATGCGCACGAATGGCGAGAGAGCTGGGAAAAGGTGGACTTTTTGCGGAATACGATGCGGAAATACCCCAAGGCTGAATG GTTCTGGTGGCTCGACCTCAACACTTACGTTATGGAGCCCGGATACTCGCTGCAACACCATCTGTTCAACCACCTCGATCGCCATGTATACCGTGACATCAACGACTTCAACCCTCTCAACGTCAGCCACCCTCCCACCGACCTGTATCTGGACGCAGATGCGCGAAGCCCTGTCGGCGATGGAAAAATCAACTCTGTCAACTTCTTGCTCTCTCAGGACTGCTCAGGATTCAATCTCGGCTCTTTCTTCGTCAGACGCAGCGACTGGACCGAACAACTTTTGGATATTTGGTGGGACCCAGTCTTGTATGAGCAGAAGCACATGGAATGGGAGCACAAGGAACAAGACGCCCTTGAGCAGCTGTATCGAACGCAGCCTTGGATTCGACAACACACTGGCTTCTTACCGCAGCGCATGATCAACAGTTTCCCCCCCTGCTGCGTGCGCGGACGACTCTGGCTTGAACAACACCAGGATACACTACAATGA